The DNA region TTTTCCCTTGACCCTTATAATGATAAAAAACGCGATATTGTAATGAGTAAATTTGTTTTTATCACGGGTGGGGTTGTCTCTAGTATTGGGAAGGGGATTGTAGCGGCTAGTTTGGGGAGACTGCTTAAATCTCGTGGCTATTCTATATCTATACTTAAATTGGATCCCTATATTAACGTAGATCCCGGGACCATGAGTCCTTTTCAACATGGGGAAGTGTTCGTAACCGATGATGGGGCGGAAACTGACTTAGATTTGGGACATTATGAGCGCTTTACTGATACCCCTATGTCTCGTCTCAATAGTGTTACCACTGGGTCGATTTATCAAGCAGTAATTAATAAAGAACGTCGCGGGGATTATATGGGGGGTACGGTCCAGGTTATTCCTCATGTTACTACTGAGATTAAAGCGAGAATACATCGAGTAGCTAAAAATACTAACTCCGATTTAGTGATTACGGAAATTGGGGGAACGGTAGGGGATATCGAATCTCTACCCTTTTTAGAAGCTATACGTCAATTTCGTAAGGATGTGGGACGTAATAACGTTTTATACACTCATGTGACCTTGATTCCCTGGATTCAAGCTGCAGGAGAAATGAAGACTAAACCGACACAACACTCGGTAAAAGAATTACGTTCGATTGGGATTCAACCAGATATTTTGGTTTGTCGCTGCGATCGCCCTTTGCAAACGGGGATGAAAGAAAAGTTATCGGAATTCTGCGATGTACCTGTAGCGTCGGTAATTACAGCGGTGGACGCTTCGAGTATCTATGAAGTACCCCTGATGTTAGAAAAAGAAGGATTAGCTAAACAAACCCTAAATTTACTGCAACTAGAATCCAGGGAACCCGATTTAACCCAATGGAGTAACCTGGTGATGAAGATGAAATCTCCCAGCCAAAAGGTAGAAATAGCCCTAGTAGGGAAATATATTCAATTGAGCGCAGCTTATTTATCGGTGGTAGAATCATTGGGTCACGCCGCGATCGCAGCAGATGCAGAAGTTAACATCCGCTGGGTAAATGCAGAAGATATCGAAATCGAAGACGCAGCTACCCATCTTAAAGATATCAACGGTTTAATAGTTCCCGGGGGTTTTGGCAGTCGGGGTATCGAGGGAAAAATTAAAGCGATTCAATATGTACGGGAGCAAAAAATTCCTTTTTTAGGGCTGTGTTTAGGAATGCAATGTGCTGTAATTGAATGGGCTAGACACGTAGCGGGTTTAGATGGAGCTAATAGTGCAGAATTAGATCCAGAAAGCCTTAATCCGGTGATCAATCTGTTACCAGAACAACAAGACGTGATTCACCTGGGGGGTACTATGCGTCTAGGGCTTTATCCCTGTCGTCTTTCTCATGACACCTTGGCTTATGATCTCTACCAAGAAGAGGTTATTTATGAACGCCACAGACATCGTTATGAATTCAATAACGCGTATCGTAACTTATTTAAAGATACAGGTTATGTCGTAAGTGGGACTTCCCCTGACGAGCGTTTAGTAGAGATTATCGAATTGCCACAACATCCCTTCTTTATAGCGACACAGTTTCATCCTGAATTCCGCTCCCGTCCCAATAACCCTCATCCTTTGTTTTTGGGACTAGTCAAAGCGGGTTTATCTCAAAAAGTTACCAACTCTTCCCCAGAGATTGAGAACGAGCGTGAGCAGCTTTAACCGCTTCTATCAGAGCGCTGCGAAACCCCCCTTTTTCTAACTGGGCGACCCCGGCGATGGTGGTTCCTCCGGGACTGGTAACGCGATCTTTGAGTTCAGCGGGATGCAATTTCTCTGTTTCTAAAAGTTGGGCTGTACCTAAAACGGTTTGTAGAGCTAATTGAGAGGCTATAGCCCTGGGTAAGCCTACGGCTACTCCTCCATCGCTCAAAGCCTCAATCATCAGAGCTACATAAGCCGGTCCCGATCCCGACAACCCGGTTACTGCGTCCATTAGAGATTCGGGTACTTCTACTACTTTGCCGATCGCACTTAGGATAGTGCTAGCTAAAGCTAATTGCTCCCTTGTTATCCCTTTACCTGGGGCGATCGCTGTAATTCC from Gloeocapsa sp. PCC 73106 includes:
- a CDS encoding CTP synthase — its product is MSKFVFITGGVVSSIGKGIVAASLGRLLKSRGYSISILKLDPYINVDPGTMSPFQHGEVFVTDDGAETDLDLGHYERFTDTPMSRLNSVTTGSIYQAVINKERRGDYMGGTVQVIPHVTTEIKARIHRVAKNTNSDLVITEIGGTVGDIESLPFLEAIRQFRKDVGRNNVLYTHVTLIPWIQAAGEMKTKPTQHSVKELRSIGIQPDILVCRCDRPLQTGMKEKLSEFCDVPVASVITAVDASSIYEVPLMLEKEGLAKQTLNLLQLESREPDLTQWSNLVMKMKSPSQKVEIALVGKYIQLSAAYLSVVESLGHAAIAADAEVNIRWVNAEDIEIEDAATHLKDINGLIVPGGFGSRGIEGKIKAIQYVREQKIPFLGLCLGMQCAVIEWARHVAGLDGANSAELDPESLNPVINLLPEQQDVIHLGGTMRLGLYPCRLSHDTLAYDLYQEEVIYERHRHRYEFNNAYRNLFKDTGYVVSGTSPDERLVEIIELPQHPFFIATQFHPEFRSRPNNPHPLFLGLVKAGLSQKVTNSSPEIENEREQL
- the proC gene encoding pyrroline-5-carboxylate reductase; protein product: MSIKLGIIGGGVMAEAILSRLVNQRIYAGTEILVSDPQEQRGDYLAKKYQIEVTVNNQAVLQATEVLLLAIKPQVLSQVLSSLSPLEQSGSKPLVISILAGVPLAVLETGLKDYCIIRAMPNTPASVGAGITAIAPGKGITREQLALASTILSAIGKVVEVPESLMDAVTGLSGSGPAYVALMIEALSDGGVAVGLPRAIASQLALQTVLGTAQLLETEKLHPAELKDRVTSPGGTTIAGVAQLEKGGFRSALIEAVKAAHARSQSLGKSW